One segment of Anatilimnocola aggregata DNA contains the following:
- a CDS encoding DUF1592 domain-containing protein, producing the protein MVRKTGTFTLLLIALIGNCFAANTWAIEPAGYEQQVLPFFQKYCLRCHNDKEQQGEFRLDTLSRDFTVEDKAQRWGEVVFRMNSAEMPPRNELQPQAEELGKVVDWLAARLKEGEAARMAKRGPVSHYRLSREEYGNTVYDLLGVYYDVNLPGAFNEDPRWHGFERIGSMLSLSPSHVDRYFKAAEIVLDRAFPAQPPKIAKGRRDANEGRESWLAERGITGRVRWPLWPEKGIGAITTSVPGTYRIRMQLSGLQPPNGRTPHLSLWHQQLKRSVFDQDILAPEDKPVILDFELDLSPGSLSIVNEVPRAFTDVGNHTLNVLNGGGSVFTSSRETRHLNPTGYKLFDDQGQALYPLLLLDWVEWEGPLTSEADLQKREGLIPATQLEAREGLRKLATRAWRRPVADAELDRYLKVVDDELAAGEKFPIAYRAAMVGVLTSKNFYYLEEGSPEQRRDKVNDWELASRLSYFIWGSMPDEEMFAAARSGQLHQPEVLRGQLARLLADPKSERFAESFPRQWLQLHRVGIFPPDPRLFPDYDNWLQTSMVLETTHFFGEVLNKNLSLAEFLDSDWTMVNPRLALHYKLPPLHESGMQRVALRPEDHRGGLLTQAAVLMLTSDGTRHRPVHRGVWVSEAIFGRTPPPPPPNVEPLAPTPSNQTKATIRMQLDAHATHATCASCHQKIDPLGFAFENFDAIGQWRTEEVVPAGKGANPPVNATGKLPGGRSFNGAAEFKQLLKQDIDPFAEAFVEQLATFALRRVMTIDDRAQLKLIAANSKKDDYRLRAVIENFVTSDLFQKR; encoded by the coding sequence ATGGTACGAAAAACAGGCACATTCACCTTGCTGCTGATCGCGCTAATCGGCAACTGTTTCGCGGCCAACACGTGGGCTATTGAACCTGCGGGTTACGAGCAGCAGGTTCTGCCGTTTTTTCAGAAGTACTGTCTTCGCTGCCATAACGACAAAGAGCAGCAGGGTGAGTTTCGTCTCGACACTTTGTCGCGCGACTTCACCGTTGAAGACAAGGCACAGCGCTGGGGCGAGGTTGTCTTCCGGATGAACTCGGCAGAAATGCCGCCGAGAAATGAGCTGCAGCCGCAGGCAGAGGAACTAGGCAAGGTGGTCGATTGGCTCGCTGCACGCTTAAAAGAAGGAGAAGCAGCGCGGATGGCCAAGCGCGGGCCGGTTTCGCATTATCGACTGAGCCGCGAAGAGTATGGCAACACAGTTTATGATCTGCTCGGAGTTTACTACGACGTCAATCTGCCGGGTGCATTTAACGAAGATCCTCGCTGGCACGGTTTCGAACGTATCGGTTCCATGCTGTCTCTGTCGCCTTCGCATGTCGATCGCTATTTCAAGGCAGCTGAGATTGTGTTGGATCGGGCCTTTCCAGCGCAGCCTCCCAAAATCGCCAAAGGTCGACGCGATGCCAACGAAGGTCGAGAAAGTTGGCTGGCAGAGCGAGGAATCACGGGCCGCGTACGCTGGCCGTTGTGGCCGGAAAAAGGGATCGGTGCCATTACCACCAGTGTGCCGGGGACGTATCGCATTCGGATGCAACTGAGCGGCCTGCAGCCGCCTAACGGCAGAACACCGCACCTGTCGCTCTGGCATCAGCAGCTGAAGCGTTCGGTATTCGATCAAGACATTCTCGCGCCTGAGGATAAGCCGGTCATTCTGGATTTTGAACTCGATTTGTCGCCAGGCAGCTTAAGCATCGTGAATGAAGTTCCCCGGGCATTCACCGATGTCGGCAATCACACGCTCAACGTGCTCAATGGCGGGGGAAGCGTTTTTACAAGCTCGCGCGAGACGAGGCATCTGAATCCTACCGGCTACAAGCTGTTCGACGATCAAGGACAGGCTCTCTATCCGTTGTTGCTGCTGGATTGGGTCGAATGGGAAGGACCGCTGACCAGCGAGGCTGATCTGCAGAAACGCGAGGGGCTGATTCCTGCTACTCAACTCGAAGCTCGCGAAGGTTTGCGCAAACTTGCGACGCGCGCGTGGCGGCGACCAGTCGCCGATGCGGAACTTGATCGCTATTTAAAGGTTGTCGATGACGAATTGGCCGCGGGCGAGAAGTTTCCCATCGCCTATCGGGCAGCCATGGTCGGTGTTCTCACGTCTAAGAATTTCTACTACTTGGAAGAAGGCTCGCCGGAACAGCGTCGCGACAAGGTGAATGACTGGGAGCTTGCCTCGCGATTGTCGTATTTCATTTGGGGATCGATGCCCGACGAAGAAATGTTTGCCGCGGCACGGTCTGGTCAATTGCACCAGCCCGAGGTGCTGCGTGGACAATTAGCTCGACTACTTGCTGACCCGAAGAGCGAACGCTTTGCCGAGTCCTTCCCGCGGCAGTGGTTGCAATTGCACCGGGTGGGCATATTTCCGCCCGATCCCCGTCTGTTTCCCGACTACGATAACTGGCTGCAGACGAGCATGGTTCTCGAAACGACTCACTTCTTTGGTGAAGTGCTGAACAAGAACCTGTCGCTCGCTGAGTTTTTGGATTCCGACTGGACGATGGTCAATCCGCGTCTGGCACTCCACTACAAATTGCCTCCGCTACATGAATCGGGCATGCAGCGCGTCGCGCTCAGGCCGGAGGATCATCGCGGTGGCCTGCTAACTCAAGCTGCAGTGCTGATGCTCACTTCCGACGGCACGCGGCACCGGCCCGTGCATCGCGGTGTGTGGGTTTCGGAAGCGATCTTCGGCCGCACACCTCCCCCGCCGCCGCCGAATGTCGAACCGTTGGCACCAACTCCCAGCAATCAAACCAAGGCAACAATCCGCATGCAGCTGGATGCTCATGCCACACACGCAACGTGTGCCTCGTGCCACCAAAAAATCGACCCGCTCGGTTTTGCCTTTGAGAACTTCGATGCCATCGGCCAGTGGCGAACCGAGGAAGTTGTGCCGGCGGGCAAGGGAGCCAATCCCCCTGTGAATGCTACTGGTAAGTTACCTGGTGGCCGCTCTTTCAACGGTGCCGCAGAATTCAAGCAACTGCTCAAGCAAGATATTGATCCATTCGCAGAGGCCTTTGTCGAACAGTTGGCGACCTTTGCGCTCCGCCGCGTGATGACCATCGACGATCGGGCGCAGCTCAAGCTGATCGCGGCGAACAGCAAGAAAGACGACTATCGCCTGCGAGCCGTGATTGAAAACTTCGTGACGTCCGACTTGTTTCAGAAGCGGTAA
- a CDS encoding DUF1552 domain-containing protein, which yields MAHFLSQNWLISRRHALRGLGVSLALPLLDCMRPLGAAETKSRAKRSVFIYLPNGVNTIDFQITQPGADYKFSKSLLPLEKHRANITPISGLYHPHGLGHHHNCSSIWLTGGKIGQSERNTISVDQLMAQVTAPQTRYSSIEMSNQGQSLAYTADGIGLPAQGNPGVVFREMFTAPQGGIVKQRRGLQRRGSILDAVLGEATTLGDQLGQEDRGRLEQYLTSVREVEVRTQRADKWLDTPRPTVDAAVQSQLNRDIALDRLGEYLRTMYDIIVLAFQTDMTRVATFSTGEEGKGPAVPEIGVKQDRHSLSHHNANPKLMQDLTASDTFNIQQFSYFLDRLSQVKDADGPLLDSTMALYGSGMAFGHSHGNANLPLILAGGGGLGLKHGRHVDFNAKSKPEGYAYNLDIHAKHYAICHNPVNNKAHLSNLLLTMAQKMDVKTEKFADSTGTVSEVLA from the coding sequence ATGGCTCACTTCCTTTCGCAGAACTGGCTCATTAGCCGCCGGCACGCGCTGCGAGGCCTCGGCGTCTCGCTGGCGTTGCCGCTGCTCGACTGCATGCGTCCGCTTGGAGCGGCAGAAACCAAATCTCGGGCCAAGCGAAGTGTGTTCATCTATTTGCCCAATGGCGTTAATACGATCGACTTTCAGATCACGCAACCGGGCGCGGACTACAAGTTTTCGAAGTCGCTGCTGCCGCTGGAAAAGCACCGGGCGAATATTACACCGATCAGTGGGCTCTACCATCCGCATGGCCTCGGCCATCACCACAATTGCAGCAGCATTTGGCTTACGGGCGGCAAGATTGGGCAGTCGGAGCGGAACACGATTTCGGTCGATCAACTCATGGCGCAAGTGACCGCGCCGCAAACCCGCTACTCTTCCATCGAAATGAGCAATCAGGGTCAATCGCTGGCCTATACGGCCGATGGTATCGGGCTCCCGGCACAGGGCAATCCCGGCGTAGTGTTCCGAGAAATGTTCACGGCACCGCAAGGTGGCATCGTCAAACAGCGCCGTGGTCTGCAGCGCCGCGGTAGCATTCTTGATGCCGTCTTGGGTGAAGCAACCACTCTAGGAGATCAACTGGGACAGGAAGATCGAGGTCGGCTCGAGCAGTACTTAACTTCTGTCCGCGAGGTGGAAGTGAGGACCCAGCGGGCCGATAAGTGGCTCGATACTCCCCGCCCGACGGTCGACGCTGCTGTTCAATCCCAACTTAATCGAGACATCGCGCTCGATCGTCTCGGCGAGTATCTGCGCACAATGTACGACATCATTGTGTTGGCCTTCCAAACCGATATGACCCGGGTCGCAACATTCAGCACTGGTGAGGAAGGGAAGGGGCCAGCTGTGCCAGAGATCGGCGTGAAGCAAGATCGCCATTCCCTCTCGCATCACAATGCTAATCCGAAACTGATGCAGGATTTGACGGCCAGCGACACGTTCAACATCCAGCAGTTCAGCTATTTTCTCGATCGATTGAGCCAGGTGAAGGATGCCGATGGTCCACTCCTCGATTCGACGATGGCCCTTTATGGCAGCGGCATGGCGTTTGGCCACAGTCACGGTAACGCGAACCTGCCACTCATCCTCGCCGGTGGCGGAGGGCTTGGCTTGAAGCACGGTCGGCACGTCGATTTCAATGCCAAGTCGAAGCCGGAAGGCTATGCCTACAATTTGGACATCCACGCCAAGCACTACGCCATTTGCCACAACCCGGTGAACAACAAAGCCCACTTGAGCAACTTGCTGCTAACGATGGCGCAAAAGATGGACGTGAAGACCGAAAAGTTTGCCGATAGCACGGGCACCGTCTCGGAGGTGCTCGCGTGA
- a CDS encoding SMP-30/gluconolactonase/LRE family protein, with product MFKQLSCSFIAVVALAMTLRAEEAESLVASGAKIEKLASGMKFTEGPAWFPAKKTLVFSDIPNSKLMQWREGEGLSVFRPSEQANGNILDLDGRLVSCQHAARNLVRTETDGTISVLVDKFDGKRFNSPNDVAVRSDGTLWFTDPPWGLTGAAEVPGHWVYKFDPATKTVVPVVKDLAMPNGINFSPDETRLYIADTGGHAKHPDPAFHKLPAGVHCYEVSKAGELGKKLFTIKEGSDGMTIDVKGNLYTTHGGVNIYNADGKLLEKIEVPEGPANVCFGGEDMRTLFITARTSLYSIRMKNPGAKPVGAKW from the coding sequence ATGTTCAAACAACTCTCCTGTTCGTTCATCGCGGTCGTCGCCTTGGCGATGACGTTGCGGGCTGAAGAAGCAGAATCACTCGTGGCTTCTGGCGCCAAGATTGAGAAACTTGCCAGCGGGATGAAATTTACCGAAGGACCAGCGTGGTTTCCGGCGAAGAAGACACTGGTTTTCTCTGACATTCCCAACAGCAAGCTTATGCAGTGGCGCGAAGGTGAAGGCCTGTCGGTGTTTCGCCCCAGTGAACAAGCCAATGGCAATATTCTCGATCTGGACGGCCGACTCGTTTCGTGCCAGCATGCGGCCCGCAACCTGGTGCGGACGGAGACCGACGGCACGATTTCAGTGCTTGTCGACAAGTTCGACGGCAAGCGGTTTAACTCGCCCAACGATGTAGCGGTTCGTTCCGACGGGACTCTCTGGTTCACCGATCCGCCGTGGGGACTCACGGGTGCTGCAGAAGTTCCTGGGCATTGGGTCTATAAGTTTGACCCAGCCACGAAAACCGTTGTACCGGTCGTTAAAGACCTGGCCATGCCTAACGGCATTAACTTTTCGCCAGATGAAACCCGCCTTTACATCGCCGATACTGGCGGCCATGCCAAGCATCCTGATCCTGCTTTTCATAAGTTGCCGGCTGGGGTTCATTGCTACGAAGTCAGCAAAGCGGGCGAGCTTGGCAAGAAGCTGTTCACCATCAAGGAGGGCAGCGACGGCATGACTATCGATGTGAAGGGAAACCTCTACACGACCCACGGCGGTGTGAATATCTACAACGCCGACGGCAAGCTACTGGAGAAGATCGAAGTGCCTGAAGGTCCAGCCAATGTTTGCTTCGGCGGCGAGGATATGCGGACGCTATTTATTACCGCCCGCACTTCTCTCTATAGCATTCGCATGAAGAACCCCGGTGCCAAGCCGGTCGGTGCGAAGTGGTAA
- a CDS encoding DUF1592 domain-containing protein, giving the protein MKYVLLLGLLVAAAPAVQSADGPLGFEQAVQPFFQTYCLHCHDGKQQEGEFRLDTLPRDFADETTAQRWAEVVFRMNSGEMPPKKELQPKPHELGVAVDWLSTRLKEGEAVRMARRGPIAHYRLSREEYGHTVYDLLGVYFDVNMPGAFNEDPRWHGFDRIGSLLSLSPSHVDRYFRAAETVVAQAFPDQPVKLQKGRNEANAGQEKWLQESGLTGPVRWPLWPGHGRQIFKAASPGLYRIRIQLSALPSFKGRLPHLSLWHHQLKRSVYGLDVSAPEDKPTTIEIETFLPEGNFNLMNESPGILNDGQTPSISQITFVNTKVSRQNRPTGYRLYNDHGESIFPLLIIDWVEFEGPIQLEADQQKRAGMFPVNNGDLAEARECLRRFASRGWRRPVPDAELDRYVKVIDSELAAGENFRSAYRAALVAILTSKNFYYLEEGSPAQRRETVNDWELASRLSYFLWSSLPDEELANLARQDTLHRPEILRAQLTRLLADRKVNRFTESFPKQWLQLHRVGVFPPDEGLYPDYDKWLERSMVLESTGYFGEVFSQNLPLREFLVSDWTILNSRLAMHYGMPRPAAAGLQRVALRPEDHRGGLLTQASILSLTSDGTRHRPVHRGVWVSEAVFGRTPPPPPPNVEPLAPTPSDQPKATIRMQLEAHATHATCASCHEKIDPLGFAFDNFDAIGRWRTTEQVAGGNGDDPSVNASGKLADGRPYNGSDEFKQLLAQDLDLFAEAFVEQLATYSLRRVMTLDDTAQIRSIAAASKKDDYKLRTVIENFVLSDLFRKR; this is encoded by the coding sequence ATGAAGTACGTGTTGCTTTTAGGTTTGTTGGTGGCAGCTGCACCTGCTGTGCAATCTGCTGATGGGCCACTCGGTTTTGAGCAAGCAGTGCAACCATTCTTTCAGACCTATTGCTTGCACTGTCACGACGGCAAGCAGCAGGAAGGAGAGTTTCGGCTCGATACTTTACCCCGCGACTTTGCGGACGAAACGACGGCACAGCGCTGGGCCGAAGTTGTGTTTCGCATGAACTCAGGAGAGATGCCGCCGAAAAAGGAACTGCAACCAAAGCCTCACGAATTGGGAGTTGCCGTAGATTGGCTCTCCACGCGGTTGAAGGAAGGGGAAGCGGTACGAATGGCGCGCCGCGGTCCCATTGCGCACTACCGTCTCAGTCGCGAAGAATATGGCCACACCGTTTACGATCTGCTCGGCGTTTACTTCGATGTGAACATGCCAGGCGCATTCAATGAGGATCCCCGTTGGCACGGCTTCGATCGCATCGGCTCGCTCCTCTCGCTGTCGCCGTCGCATGTGGACCGTTACTTTCGTGCCGCAGAAACCGTAGTCGCACAAGCCTTCCCCGATCAACCTGTCAAGTTGCAAAAGGGGCGCAACGAAGCCAACGCTGGCCAAGAGAAGTGGTTGCAGGAGAGTGGGCTGACCGGCCCGGTTCGCTGGCCTCTTTGGCCAGGACATGGTCGTCAGATTTTCAAAGCAGCTTCCCCTGGCCTATATCGCATTCGTATCCAGCTCAGTGCATTGCCGTCGTTCAAAGGTCGATTACCGCACCTCAGTCTGTGGCATCACCAGCTGAAGCGCTCGGTCTATGGGTTGGACGTGAGTGCGCCCGAAGACAAACCAACGACCATCGAGATCGAAACGTTCTTGCCCGAGGGGAACTTCAATCTGATGAACGAATCCCCTGGTATCTTGAACGATGGTCAGACCCCCAGTATCTCTCAAATTACGTTTGTGAACACGAAAGTCAGTCGTCAGAATCGCCCCACGGGATACCGGCTGTACAACGACCACGGAGAGTCGATCTTTCCGCTGCTAATCATTGACTGGGTCGAGTTCGAAGGGCCCATTCAACTCGAAGCGGATCAGCAGAAACGGGCAGGGATGTTCCCAGTGAACAACGGCGATCTTGCCGAAGCGCGCGAATGTCTGCGGCGATTTGCCTCGCGTGGCTGGCGTCGCCCCGTGCCCGATGCCGAGTTAGATCGCTATGTGAAGGTCATCGATAGCGAACTGGCAGCTGGTGAAAACTTTCGCTCGGCCTATCGTGCAGCATTAGTGGCTATCCTTACATCTAAGAATTTCTATTACCTCGAAGAAGGTTCGCCCGCTCAACGTCGCGAGACGGTGAACGACTGGGAACTAGCCTCGCGTCTGTCGTACTTCCTTTGGAGTTCACTTCCGGACGAAGAACTCGCCAACCTAGCACGGCAAGATACTTTGCATCGTCCTGAGATCCTGCGGGCTCAACTGACGCGCTTGCTTGCCGATCGCAAGGTCAACCGTTTTACGGAGTCGTTCCCCAAACAGTGGCTGCAGTTGCACCGCGTCGGCGTGTTTCCGCCCGATGAAGGACTTTATCCCGACTACGATAAATGGCTCGAACGAAGCATGGTGCTGGAAAGCACTGGGTACTTCGGCGAGGTGTTCTCGCAGAATCTGCCATTACGCGAGTTTCTCGTTTCCGACTGGACCATCCTGAATTCGCGCTTGGCGATGCACTACGGTATGCCTCGGCCAGCTGCCGCAGGTTTGCAACGCGTCGCGCTTCGCCCAGAGGACCATCGCGGCGGATTGCTTACGCAGGCCTCGATTCTCTCCCTGACGTCCGATGGAACCCGGCATCGGCCCGTCCATCGTGGTGTCTGGGTATCAGAGGCCGTTTTCGGTCGCACTCCGCCTCCGCCGCCCCCGAACGTCGAGCCGCTCGCTCCGACACCGAGCGATCAACCCAAAGCGACGATCCGCATGCAGTTGGAAGCGCACGCGACGCATGCGACCTGCGCGTCGTGCCACGAAAAGATCGACCCGCTCGGTTTTGCCTTCGACAATTTCGACGCCATTGGTCGTTGGCGAACAACAGAACAAGTAGCTGGCGGCAATGGCGACGACCCAAGCGTAAATGCCAGCGGCAAACTGGCCGACGGTCGGCCCTACAACGGCTCGGATGAATTCAAACAGTTGCTGGCGCAAGACCTGGATCTCTTTGCCGAAGCTTTCGTCGAGCAATTGGCCACCTATTCGCTGCGCCGCGTGATGACACTCGACGACACCGCGCAGATCAGGTCCATTGCGGCTGCTAGCAAGAAGGACGATTACAAACTCCGTACTGTCATCGAGAACTTTGTACTCTCCGACTTATTCCGCAAGCGATAG
- a CDS encoding isochorismatase family protein, whose product MTHERQSHCGSADLRLPDDLRTPLLAHLAELRKRYLARGWAGRVGFGKRPALIVIDLAVFWTQPRAQIGTEAEPVLQATLRMLDAARNAKIPVFFTTYAYDPSDPPSPQNKKLQLKLQPGDERLFELDPRLAPRLGEKLIRKRYASAFKGTNLHEMLASLGIDTLIVTGISTSHCVYATCRDATDSVRVIVPREAVGERCEIMHEVNLLDIDIDLGDVMPLDDVIVAVQGLEPRTANY is encoded by the coding sequence ATGACACACGAAAGACAATCACATTGCGGCTCTGCAGACTTGCGACTGCCGGATGATTTGCGGACACCACTCTTGGCGCATCTGGCCGAACTGCGCAAGCGGTATCTCGCCCGGGGCTGGGCGGGTCGCGTGGGCTTCGGTAAACGGCCGGCGCTGATCGTGATTGATCTGGCAGTGTTTTGGACGCAGCCGCGGGCACAAATTGGCACCGAGGCGGAGCCGGTCTTGCAGGCAACCCTGCGAATGCTTGACGCAGCACGTAATGCAAAGATTCCAGTCTTCTTCACAACCTATGCCTACGATCCGTCCGATCCCCCGAGCCCGCAGAACAAAAAGCTGCAGCTAAAGTTGCAGCCGGGTGATGAACGGCTGTTTGAACTCGATCCGCGCCTCGCGCCGCGACTGGGCGAGAAGCTGATTCGCAAGCGCTATGCCTCAGCGTTCAAAGGAACGAATCTGCACGAGATGCTTGCCTCGCTCGGCATCGATACGCTGATTGTCACCGGCATCAGCACGAGTCACTGCGTCTATGCAACGTGCCGCGATGCAACCGACAGTGTGCGCGTCATCGTTCCTCGTGAAGCTGTGGGAGAACGATGCGAGATCATGCACGAAGTGAATCTGCTGGATATCGATATCGACTTGGGTGATGTCATGCCTCTCGACGATGTCATCGTCGCGGTGCAGGGCTTGGAACCGCGAACAGCAAATTATTGA
- a CDS encoding alpha/beta hydrolase, whose product MNAVRSLIAALVTLSVLVSAVAQERVVPQSAKGGKEQQGEAWAEVPELFKAIKLPGWQVPQDLKRWEETDRAQTKATLVECLGEMPKRPDPKQVKVISREDKGTFWLEKFEFHNGADMVVTGILAIPKNIKEPAPVVVGMHGHSGSKGEYIPNPENELSLGWMLVQKGFVVAAIDGYFNGERVGKGPGGAKLDAGAYPQELSLFKLHLWQGRCLWGMMIRDEQCLLDYLETRPEVDKSRIGVTGMSMGCTRAWWVSAVDDRVQAQVGVACFTRYTELIAHGNLRRHGIYYFVPGVFQHFDTEAIFALSAPKPNLQLSGDEDGGAPTDGVIVLEKKLGEIYKLYGKPENFRSVLYAKTGHEYLPEMRVEMVAWFTKHLKP is encoded by the coding sequence ATGAACGCCGTTCGCAGCTTGATTGCGGCACTGGTTACTTTGTCGGTGCTTGTTTCTGCAGTAGCGCAAGAGCGCGTTGTTCCACAAAGTGCCAAGGGTGGCAAGGAGCAACAAGGTGAAGCGTGGGCAGAAGTACCAGAGCTCTTCAAGGCCATCAAGCTGCCCGGGTGGCAAGTTCCCCAGGATCTGAAGCGTTGGGAGGAAACTGATCGCGCGCAGACGAAGGCCACTCTGGTAGAGTGCCTAGGCGAAATGCCGAAGCGACCAGATCCGAAACAAGTGAAGGTGATTTCGCGCGAAGACAAAGGGACCTTCTGGTTGGAGAAGTTTGAGTTTCACAACGGTGCCGACATGGTCGTGACCGGCATCCTGGCGATCCCAAAGAACATCAAAGAGCCTGCGCCAGTGGTGGTTGGGATGCACGGCCATTCCGGCTCCAAAGGCGAATACATTCCGAACCCGGAGAACGAACTATCGCTTGGTTGGATGCTGGTGCAGAAAGGATTCGTGGTTGCCGCCATCGATGGTTACTTCAACGGCGAGCGTGTCGGCAAAGGTCCCGGTGGAGCGAAGCTCGATGCGGGTGCCTATCCGCAGGAACTGAGTCTGTTCAAGTTGCATCTGTGGCAAGGTCGTTGCCTGTGGGGCATGATGATTCGCGATGAGCAGTGCCTGCTCGATTATTTGGAAACGCGGCCGGAAGTCGATAAAAGTCGCATTGGCGTGACCGGCATGAGCATGGGTTGCACGCGGGCATGGTGGGTGTCTGCTGTTGACGATCGCGTTCAAGCTCAGGTTGGTGTGGCTTGTTTTACTCGCTACACCGAACTGATTGCGCACGGCAATTTGCGTCGGCACGGCATCTACTATTTTGTTCCCGGTGTCTTTCAGCACTTCGATACCGAGGCCATTTTTGCGTTGTCGGCACCGAAACCCAACCTGCAACTATCGGGCGATGAAGACGGCGGTGCCCCAACCGACGGCGTGATCGTGCTGGAGAAAAAACTGGGCGAGATCTACAAACTCTATGGCAAACCCGAGAACTTTCGCAGCGTACTGTACGCGAAGACAGGTCACGAATATCTGCCCGAAATGCGA